The following proteins are encoded in a genomic region of Microbacterium sp. NC79:
- a CDS encoding demethylmenaquinone methyltransferase, whose translation MTPEPNRADLGKDPARVSGMFDQVAANYDRTNSVLSLGQDKLWRIATVKAIDPRPGQKILDLAAGTGASSVVLAKSGAEVVAGDFSRGMIAEGERRHGHIANLTFVEADAMKLPFADDEFDTVTISYGLRNVAEPRVALKEMLRVTKPGGMLVIGEFSTPSNPVFRALYRFYNDMILPVVARFVSSNAEAYDYLNESIATWPDQKKLSAWIRTAGWVNVAHRDLTFGIVALHRATKPFAEHDANDPSRNG comes from the coding sequence GTGACTCCAGAGCCCAATCGCGCCGACCTCGGCAAGGACCCCGCCCGCGTCAGCGGCATGTTCGACCAGGTTGCCGCCAACTATGACCGCACCAACTCGGTGTTGAGCCTCGGGCAAGACAAACTCTGGCGCATCGCGACGGTCAAGGCCATTGACCCGCGCCCGGGCCAGAAGATTCTTGACCTCGCCGCTGGCACAGGTGCCTCCTCCGTCGTACTCGCAAAGAGCGGTGCCGAGGTTGTCGCTGGTGATTTCTCGCGCGGCATGATTGCCGAGGGCGAGCGCCGTCACGGTCACATCGCCAACCTCACGTTCGTTGAGGCCGACGCCATGAAGTTGCCGTTTGCCGATGATGAGTTCGACACCGTCACTATTTCTTACGGACTCCGAAACGTTGCGGAACCACGGGTGGCGTTGAAAGAAATGCTGCGGGTTACGAAGCCGGGCGGCATGCTCGTCATCGGTGAGTTCTCGACTCCGAGCAACCCCGTCTTCCGCGCGCTTTACCGTTTCTATAACGACATGATTCTGCCTGTTGTGGCCAGGTTCGTGTCGTCGAATGCCGAGGCGTACGACTATCTCAACGAGTCGATCGCGACGTGGCCCGATCAGAAGAAGTTGTCAGCGTGGATTCGTACCGCGGGATGGGTCAACGTCGCCCACCGCGATCTCACCTTTGGAATCGTCGCGCTGCACCGTGCGACCAAACCGTTCGCCGAACATGACGCGAACGATCCCTCCCGCAACGGGTAG